Sequence from the Parvicella tangerina genome:
CGGGGCATGGTGTCCCGGGTGGAATATTAAGTGTATTATGCAGTAACCTTGTTCGTCAAACCTTTAAGAATAGAGATGTCAACTCTCCTGCACAGGCACTTAATGTGGTAAGCGAAGATCTTACGCAACTACTGGCAACGAATGATGAATTGAGACTTAGAGATGGTATGGATGTCACTTTTTGTGTCATAGATGAGGAAGAACGAATGCTCTTTTTTGCGGGAGCCAATAATTCTTGTTTTGTAGTCAGGGGAACTGAATTAATAAGGTTAAGAGGAGATCGTCAACATGTTGGGTATACAGAAAACTTTAAGCCTTTCAGCGATCACGCCCTGAAACTGGAGAGTGGGGATCAGATTTATATCACCACAGATGGTTTTATCGATCAGTTCGGTGGTGAAAATTTCAAAAAGTTCATGCTCCGAAGGTTCCTTGATTTAATTAGTCAGAATAGTAGTGTTGACTTCAATGGACAAAAAAAGCTGCTTGAAGAAGCTTTTCACAAGTGGAAAGGAAGTGGTGAACAAACCGATGATGTTTGCGTTTTTGGTGCCAGAGTGCTATAGCTCACTAAAGACTTCCTGAATGATGCCGCATCCAGTTTGAATCTCTTCAACAGAAATTGTAAGAGGAGGGGCAATTCGAAAACTGTCGGGGTTAGACAAAAACCAATAACTCAATAGACCTTTTTCTTTACAGCCGTTAACTACCTTTGCTACTGTATGGGCATCTTTCATTTGAATCGCAAAAAACAGTCCTTTTCTTCTAATCTCAATCACTTCATCATGTTGAAGAAGTCGTTCGATTAGCTCTCCTTTGGCTTCTGCTTTTCTAATGAGATCCTGATCGTTTCCTAATAATACCTCCAGGTTAGCGAGGGCTGCTGCACAGTTTACGGGATGACCACCAAAAGTCGTGATATGACCAAGTGCAGGGTCAACCGTTAGTGTATCCATGATTTCTTTGCTGGATACGAAAGCACCAATCGGCATTCCTCCGCCAAATCCTTTTGCAATGGTAAGAATATGAGGAACCACACCGTAATGTTCAAAAGCAAACAACTTGCCCGTCCGCCCGAATCCAGTTTGGATCTCGTCAAAGATCAAGAGAGCTCCAACCTCGTTACAACGCTTCTTAAGACTGATGAGATAATCAGGACTGGGAATTCTTACTCCAGCATCACCTTGAATGGGCTCAATAATAACACCTGCTGTTTCATGTGTGATATACTTAAGGTCTTCTTTTTCATTGAAGCGTATAAAGTCAACCCCTGGAAGTAGTGGCCTAAAGGGAGCTTTTTTCGTTTCGTTATAACTAACGCTCATCGAACCGTGTGTGTTCCCGTGATAGGCTCCGATAAATGAAACAAGACGATGCCTGCCTGTATATCTTTTAGCAAGTTTTAGCGCAGCTTCGTTCGCCTCAGTTCCAGAGTTAACAAAGTAAGATACGTCCAGTCCCTCGGGGAGAATTCGATGCAATTTTTCTGCTAGGTTGATTTGCGGGTCCTGAAAAAACTCTCCATAGACCATCGTATGCATATAAAGGTCAAGTTGATGGCGAATCGCACTGACAACTTTTGGGTGACGATGCCCAATATTGCTAACAGAAATCCCAGAGATAAAGTCGAGATATTTATTGCCAGCCTTATCGTAGATATAAACTCCCTCAGCTTTCTCAACATCTATTCGAAAAGGCATTTTGGTCGTGTGCGCTATAAAGGGAGACAACGGATAGCTCATAGTAAACTACAAAAGATCAGAAAACACCCATGAGATATCCGGAACTTCAAAAGAGAAATTGCTTACGCTGGCACTCCCATTTTGAGCGTCTTCCTCCAGATGAACTGGAGCATTTTCAATGTCTTTATCTTCCACTATTTTGGCATCATACAAACCATCTCCAATAGATTGTATTTCAGCTATGATGTCTGCACATGAGAGCGTATTTGCATCATAAGTGATAAATGCTTTCCCCAAAGCATAATCTACTTCTCCGTTTACTACTCCAGACATGTCGTTGATTCTATTTTGAATGGTAGTTTTACAACCTTTTTCGCACATCATTCCAGATATTTCTATAGTGCAAGCTTTGGTGTGAATAGTTTCTGCACTAGCTTCCTCAGCATCAGAGCACCCGTTGAAACAAACGAGTGTTACGAACAACAAAAGTAGTATGGACAACGTTTTCTTCATATCGATCGATTGCATGTCAAAAGTAGATAAAAACCGTTAAACAAACAACTATTACCACTCATGTATATCATGTTAAATCCTCCCCGAGCTATCTATTACTTTGTACTTACAGAAATTTAAATTTAGTTGAGTATGAGACCATTTTGGAGGAGTTTTTGGGCATCCACATTAGCTTATTTTGCAATTGCATTAGTTGGTGTGCTGACATTGGTTTTGATCATTTGGATTGCTTTTGATAAAGAAGAGTTTGAATATGAAGAACACAGTGTGTTGAACATGAATTTTGCTAACGTTTCTGAACTCTCAAACGCTGAGGTACAGTTCACGGGGTCTGATATCGCTACCAACTACACTATTGGTTTACGAGAAATTAAACAGGCGCTCAACGCAGCTGAAAAGGATGATCACATTGACGGAGTTTTCATTAATCTTCCTATGAGCTTAAATGCGGGTATGGCAACAGTTGAAGAGATTCGAAACAGTATTTTGAAGTTTAGAGAATCTGAAAAGTTTGTGATCGCTTATGCTGATGTTTACACGCAAAAGGGATACTATCTTGCTTCTGCAGCAAACGAGGTTTATCTTAACCCAGCAGGAATGGTTGAGTTTAAAGGGTTAGGCGCTGAATTAATGTTCTTTAAAGGAATGATTGATAAACTCGGAATTGATATGCAGATCATTAGAGGTTCTAACAATAAGTTTAAATCTGCTGTTGAACCGTTGATGATGGATAGTATGAGTGTCGCTAATAGAAAACAAACCATGACTTATCTGGATGCGATGTGGGGCCAAATGCTCAAAGGAATATCTACTGCCAGAGATATTAGTGTTGATGAATTGAATGAAATGGCAGATAGCTTATACGTGAGAAATGCCAATACTTCTAAGACATATAAATTGGTAGATGACCTGCTTTACAAAGATGAGGTGCTTGACATCCTTAAAGCTAAAACTAAAGCTGCATCTGTTGATGAGATCAATTTTGTAGACTTTTCGCAATATGCACATTTTAAAGACAAAGATATTAAGGTAGATAATGCTGCTGAAGATGAGAATATTGCCGTGATCTATGCCGTTGGAGGAATTAATAGTGGCAAGGGAAGTCGTCAGTCTATTGGGTCTGAAACGTTGTCAGAAGCGATTCGTGAGGCACGATTGGATAAAGATATCAAGGCAGTTGTACTGAGAATAAATAGTCCTGGAGGTGATGCACTTGCCTCAGATGTGATTTGGAGAGAAGTAGTCTTAACTAAAGAATCCAAACCAGTGATTGTCTCTATGGGTGATGTGGCTGCTTCTGGTGGATATTACATTGCTTGTCCAGCTGATAAGATCTATGCGCAACCCAATACCATTACAGGTTCCATTGGTGTTTTTGGTGTAATTCCGAATATTGGTCCTATGCTGGAAGATAAGTTAGGAATTACGACTGATCGGGTCCAAACTAACGCACACTCCGTTTATTCGATCTTTCAACCGCTAACGGAAGAAGAAAAAATGATTGTTCAACAAGGCGTAGACCAGATTTATGATGACTTCACTAAGAAAGTGGCTGAAGGAAGAGGAATGACTCAAGCAGAAGTGGATAGTATCGGACAGGGCCGTGTATGGGCAGGAACGGATGCCTTGAATATTGGCTTGGTGGATGAATTAGGAGGGATTGATGATGCCGTGAATTACGCTGCAGATAGGGCAAACATCAAAAAGAGCGATATCCATGTAAAAGTATATCCTGAATGGGATAATTGGATGATGGACTTCCTAAGAGGACAAGAATTAGGTGGAAAAGATGAACAGAGCAATACAGCTGCTTCAGCTCAAGTATTGAAAATGTTGAAGTCGATTGATGAGATGTCTTCAATGAGAGGCGTTCAAGCCAGACTTCCTTACGAAGTAATTATAGAATAAAAAAGATTTTGGTTTAAGTAAGTCAACCCGTACATGTAATGTGCGGGTTTTTTGTGTAAAGGATTTCAAAATGTATTTGAACTAATCCTCTAGAAATAATTGATAGTTAATATAACGGAGTTGGCTCGATACTTTGGTTACACCTG
This genomic interval carries:
- a CDS encoding aspartate aminotransferase family protein, translated to MSYPLSPFIAHTTKMPFRIDVEKAEGVYIYDKAGNKYLDFISGISVSNIGHRHPKVVSAIRHQLDLYMHTMVYGEFFQDPQINLAEKLHRILPEGLDVSYFVNSGTEANEAALKLAKRYTGRHRLVSFIGAYHGNTHGSMSVSYNETKKAPFRPLLPGVDFIRFNEKEDLKYITHETAGVIIEPIQGDAGVRIPSPDYLISLKKRCNEVGALLIFDEIQTGFGRTGKLFAFEHYGVVPHILTIAKGFGGGMPIGAFVSSKEIMDTLTVDPALGHITTFGGHPVNCAAALANLEVLLGNDQDLIRKAEAKGELIERLLQHDEVIEIRRKGLFFAIQMKDAHTVAKVVNGCKEKGLLSYWFLSNPDSFRIAPPLTISVEEIQTGCGIIQEVFSEL
- a CDS encoding heavy-metal-associated domain-containing protein, with the protein product MKKTLSILLLLFVTLVCFNGCSDAEEASAETIHTKACTIEISGMMCEKGCKTTIQNRINDMSGVVNGEVDYALGKAFITYDANTLSCADIIAEIQSIGDGLYDAKIVEDKDIENAPVHLEEDAQNGSASVSNFSFEVPDISWVFSDLL
- the sppA gene encoding signal peptide peptidase SppA gives rise to the protein MRPFWRSFWASTLAYFAIALVGVLTLVLIIWIAFDKEEFEYEEHSVLNMNFANVSELSNAEVQFTGSDIATNYTIGLREIKQALNAAEKDDHIDGVFINLPMSLNAGMATVEEIRNSILKFRESEKFVIAYADVYTQKGYYLASAANEVYLNPAGMVEFKGLGAELMFFKGMIDKLGIDMQIIRGSNNKFKSAVEPLMMDSMSVANRKQTMTYLDAMWGQMLKGISTARDISVDELNEMADSLYVRNANTSKTYKLVDDLLYKDEVLDILKAKTKAASVDEINFVDFSQYAHFKDKDIKVDNAAEDENIAVIYAVGGINSGKGSRQSIGSETLSEAIREARLDKDIKAVVLRINSPGGDALASDVIWREVVLTKESKPVIVSMGDVAASGGYYIACPADKIYAQPNTITGSIGVFGVIPNIGPMLEDKLGITTDRVQTNAHSVYSIFQPLTEEEKMIVQQGVDQIYDDFTKKVAEGRGMTQAEVDSIGQGRVWAGTDALNIGLVDELGGIDDAVNYAADRANIKKSDIHVKVYPEWDNWMMDFLRGQELGGKDEQSNTAASAQVLKMLKSIDEMSSMRGVQARLPYEVIIE